The Maylandia zebra isolate NMK-2024a linkage group LG7, Mzebra_GT3a, whole genome shotgun sequence genome contains a region encoding:
- the LOC101476756 gene encoding ubiquitin-conjugating enzyme E2 G1 isoform X1: MTGQSSLLLRKQLSELIKNPVDGFSAGLVDDDNIYQWEVVVIGPQDTLYEGGFFKAILTFPRDYPLKPPKMKFATEIWHPNVAKNGEVCISILHEPGEDKYGYEKPEERWLPIHTVETIMISVISMLADPNVDSPANVDAASGEKILQEFLRKRWRVVYGKAKTLLLTKASV, translated from the exons ATGACGGGACAGTCTTCGTTGTTATTGCGTAAACAATTATCAG AACTGATCAAGAACCCAGTGGACGGCTTTTCTGCCGGGCTCGTGGACGATGATAACATTTATCAATGGGAAGTGGTCGTTATTGGACCTCAAGACACATTATA TGAAGGAGGTTTCTTCAAAGCTATCTTAACATTTCCTCGCGACTATCCTTTGAAGCCTCCTAAGATGAAGTTCGCCACTGAAATCTGGCATCCAAATG TGGCAAAAAATGGCGAAGTTTGCATTTCCATTCTGCATGAACCTGGTGAGGACAAGTACGGCTACGAGAAGCCTGAGGAGCGCTGGCTACCGATCCATACAGTGGAGACCATCATGATCAGTGTCATCTCCATGCTGGCAGATCCCAATGTAGATTCTCCTGCCAATGTGGATGCAGCT AGTGGAGAGAAGATCCTACAGGAATTTTTAAGAAAAAGGTGGCGCGTTGTGTACGGAAAAGCCAAGACACTGCTTTTGACTAAGGCGTCAGTCTGA
- the LOC101476756 gene encoding ubiquitin-conjugating enzyme E2 G1 isoform X2, producing MTGQSSLLLRKQLSELIKNPVDGFSAGLVDDDNIYQWEVVVIGPQDTLYEGGFFKAILTFPRDYPLKPPKMKFATEIWHPNVAKNGEVCISILHEPGEDKYGYEKPEERWLPIHTVETIMISVISMLADPNVDSPANVDAAKEWREDPTGIFKKKVARCVRKSQDTAFD from the exons ATGACGGGACAGTCTTCGTTGTTATTGCGTAAACAATTATCAG AACTGATCAAGAACCCAGTGGACGGCTTTTCTGCCGGGCTCGTGGACGATGATAACATTTATCAATGGGAAGTGGTCGTTATTGGACCTCAAGACACATTATA TGAAGGAGGTTTCTTCAAAGCTATCTTAACATTTCCTCGCGACTATCCTTTGAAGCCTCCTAAGATGAAGTTCGCCACTGAAATCTGGCATCCAAATG TGGCAAAAAATGGCGAAGTTTGCATTTCCATTCTGCATGAACCTGGTGAGGACAAGTACGGCTACGAGAAGCCTGAGGAGCGCTGGCTACCGATCCATACAGTGGAGACCATCATGATCAGTGTCATCTCCATGCTGGCAGATCCCAATGTAGATTCTCCTGCCAATGTGGATGCAGCT AAAGAGTGGAGAGAAGATCCTACAGGAATTTTTAAGAAAAAGGTGGCGCGTTGTGTACGGAAAAGCCAAGACACTGCTTTTGACTAA